ATAGTAATGAAACTTAATCAGGATATCAcgcaataaaaaaactaaattgttTGAATACAGAGCTGTATtacaataagtttatttattttagataaattgattaacaatacaaataaaaatgttacatataatcctttattaaaatgcaccttttaaaaataaatacatttctaacaaataaatatattaaaataaatacataaataacgtaggtataaaaatgtgatttaaaaaaattatttctgtgttagaaagctcattcatcgaggaaggttatagaaTATAGGCTAAACACATATCTACTTTGACTACTGATTGGATTTATTCTAACTTTACAATGGCCTAAATTTAAACCaacgtttaattaattaaattaatttacttactcttgacattttaataacaaacacgcgctcttctttttaaactaatttaacTTAAAAGAGTTCATagttttctgtattttttattactgagtagtattttttttatttattgattttttgttattattatatttctactTATTTTGCGTTGGTGAGCTTACGGCTTACCTTACTCTTATGAGCTTTTAACCTTTAGTTTAGATATGTTAAGTTCGTAATTGGGtacttatatgtataggtTATGACGGTGATTTTAAACGTGTattcagataaaaaaaatataaagaaattgcatttaaataaatataccacTAGTAACCCAAGAACgtgtacaatataaataattaacatatgaacaaatttactttttaatattatttaactttgtcgacttttttattaatttcagtcTAATTGTGATACTAACTAACAATGGAACTGAGAATTGAGTTAGgacatgaaaataaatagcaaatacgaaaaagatttcaaaatgctttattatatctttgtgatgtatttccatttaaattacttaatctaaatacaattaaagaaTACACTTATTGTTCATTACGGGTTCAATGCCATGACGTGCTTTTCTTTGGaccaacatattttatttacttatcgTTCAAGGTGCTAGTGAGAAAGTTTTGACATTTCCAGCTGGTGTCTCAGTCAGACTGTTTGCATCCCTTTTTGTATAGAATCTCATGTCATCCCCTGATCTATACGCGGCAGCACTATTGTAGCCAACTGAATGAGATTTCGCCAAGCTTCCTGATACCACAGATGGAGAACAACTCAATAGCAGAGGAATTCCACATCCTCCGTTGCTGCTGGGAAATAGACCAACGTTGTTGGAACCACCCGGAGCTGGACCCACTAACGGCATACTTGGGCCAAAACCGGCATGACGGTAGCCGAATGGCGAACCATTTTTATCTAAAGCGTCGCGCATATGCATAAACGAACTGGGTTGCATTGCAGCATCCCACTCGGCTTCCCTACCACTTTCTTGAATATCTTCGTTTATCATGAATTCATGTTTATTTCCTTGAGCGTTGTTAACAAATCTTCCCATAGGTAGAAAATGATGAGAATCGTCTTCGAAATGTATCTTGCCTGGGTGATGGTGGTGGTGAATGTGACCAAGTGCGCCAGTATTAGCATCTAATTGAGAGTCACTCCTGAATCTGTCGCGTTGAGGCCAGCCACGCATCACAAAAGGTTCCTGCATATCGTAATCATGGCGATTCCAATTAGGCATACCATCCTTTATATGAGTAGATGTATGATAATTGGTTTTGTGGTCCTGACTTAATTGTGCAGAATCTTGTGAATTCAAATTAGtataataatcaatttctGACATTTTTGTAGAAGGTGCGTTCAAATCGATAATACTATCCGTTGGTAAATGTCCATGGGAATCAACAGATTGATCAATAAGTCGCAATGTATTTCCTTCATGCATCATATCTCTATTATGTTTTTCTAGCTTTTGGTTGTCGAAACTTTCCGATACCTTTCTAAATTTAAGGTCATTGTTAAAGTGTTGCTTCTCATGAGTCATATCTACAATTTTGGGATTCTTAGGGGAATGCGGAGCTTCCACTTTGATTGCAGAATCAATACCACCAACAGATTTAGCTATTTTGTCATCATGAATTTTacgatcaaataatttttcggTCTGCTCAGACTCTACGCTCCGTGCCTGACTAATATCGTTAGGAATTATCTTAACGTCCTTTTCTTCAAACTCACgtaatttcattaaatcaTTTTCCATGTTTGATTTTCCTGCAACTAATTGTTTTTCATCATCTTCTGTAGCTTCTCTCATTTCACTGCGTTCTTTTAAAAGATCATCAGGAATCATGGCTTTCAATTCTGTTTGTTTTTCAACTACGTTTTTGTCTTCATGGTTAGAACGTACTTCAGATTTTTCAACAGTCAACTTATTCTTGCTTAAGTCCACAATAGATTGTTTGTGAACTTCCTTCTTATCTTCATTAATTTCATGGGTAGAACGCATTTCGGGGGTTTCAGCATTTAACTTACTTAAATCCACAGTAATTTGCTTTTCTTCTTCTGTGTTAGCTAATTTTTGCATTCCCCAGTGTACTGGTCTATCTGATAATTTTTTCTCAAACAAATCTTGAATATTGGCTTCTTTTTCCATTAAAGAGTCTGCATTTTTGACCAAAATTCTGCTTTCTGATGTGTCTGCATCTTTAATTTCCAAGTTATTCATATTAATGTTTTCCTCTTTTTTTAAGCCAGTGACTTCTTTAGCTTTCATTTTTTCGGTTTCATCAGATACCTCTAACGTTTCCTTACTTAATTTAAGCAGTGGCTCTTCCTCAGCATTGTCTAAATTAGCACTTTTTTCATTGATGCTATCAGATTTAATAGATTTGCGTGTATCGAGATTTTCTGGTTTAGGTAATTCTATACCTTGATGGATTTCTACAGAATCATGTGCTGCTTTAGGTGTGGAAATAATATCCTTAGATATCGTTTTTTCTTCTAAATCTTGAGTAGACAGTAAATCAGCATCTGCATGTTTCTCATGCTTAAGATCGTTTTCATCTGGAATTTTACTTTCTTCGTTTAAACTCATTTTACTGGAGATGTGATGCATTAAATCACTTCCCTCTTTGTCAACCTTAAGATTGTCACTGGTTAAACTTACTTTTACATCTTTGCTTTCGGTCGCATAAGTTTCCATATTCTCTTCT
This is a stretch of genomic DNA from Colias croceus chromosome 4, ilColCroc2.1. It encodes these proteins:
- the LOC123691259 gene encoding interaptin-like produces the protein MKTLILLTALAAIACAGPAYLGKDGVEQESRLNGVLKTIKRERKSPIPESTSDLSSDLHSQTLPGIIEKSSNSGFRKPIIVKKKFGYHIYRDSDEELAQSEPRHNCRRQFRFKLCDDDDETSNEKMRNLHTEDIDNTDVEQSLKMAKEAVESLQRDLQKIQRNAKLTQKHHSDEQLETELNKKAEEPRHVEHLSENISSQDPLWKTMPTKSEETRMAEWKEAIENIQKNVEIAKNIEDSLRSSERSRLLSSEVLDISKARKSESVESTMVDPNLLTEEMKLENNEEKEAKIPEENMETYATESKDVKVSLTSDNLKVDKEGSDLMHHISSKMSLNEESKIPDENDLKHEKHADADLLSTQDLEEKTISKDIISTPKAAHDSVEIHQGIELPKPENLDTRKSIKSDSINEKSANLDNAEEEPLLKLSKETLEVSDETEKMKAKEVTGLKKEENINMNNLEIKDADTSESRILVKNADSLMEKEANIQDLFEKKLSDRPVHWGMQKLANTEEEKQITVDLSKLNAETPEMRSTHEINEDKKEVHKQSIVDLSKNKLTVEKSEVRSNHEDKNVVEKQTELKAMIPDDLLKERSEMREATEDDEKQLVAGKSNMENDLMKLREFEEKDVKIIPNDISQARSVESEQTEKLFDRKIHDDKIAKSVGGIDSAIKVEAPHSPKNPKIVDMTHEKQHFNNDLKFRKVSESFDNQKLEKHNRDMMHEGNTLRLIDQSVDSHGHLPTDSIIDLNAPSTKMSEIDYYTNLNSQDSAQLSQDHKTNYHTSTHIKDGMPNWNRHDYDMQEPFVMRGWPQRDRFRSDSQLDANTGALGHIHHHHHPGKIHFEDDSHHFLPMGRFVNNAQGNKHEFMINEDIQESGREAEWDAAMQPSSFMHMRDALDKNGSPFGYRHAGFGPSMPLVGPAPGGSNNVGLFPSSNGGCGIPLLLSCSPSVVSGSLAKSHSVGYNSAAAYRSGDDMRFYTKRDANSLTETPAGNVKTFSLAP